In a single window of the Arachis hypogaea cultivar Tifrunner chromosome 6, arahy.Tifrunner.gnm2.J5K5, whole genome shotgun sequence genome:
- the LOC112695964 gene encoding uncharacterized protein has translation MMPLTKLLSRTVSSCFSSSNGRPFAMAAKALQHCRYSSAAAQVAESETEALKDYADYRRSLYGHITHKALLVDAVGTLVLPSQPMAQIYRTIGEKYGVEYSEDEILHRYRRAYSQPWGKSRLRYVNDGRPFWQYIVSYSTGCSDSQYFEELYNYYMTDKAWHLCDPEAEKVFNALRKSGVKLAVVSNFDTRLRPVLRALNCENWFDAVAVSAEVAAEKPNPTIFLKACELLGVNPEDAVHVGDDRRNDVWGARDAGCDAWLWGSDVHSFKEVAQRIGVQV, from the exons ATGATGCCGCTAACAAAGCTTCTCTCAAGAACCgtctcttcttgtttttcttcctcCAATGGCAGACCATTCGCCATGGCTGCAAAAGCCCTTCAACATTGCCGCTACTCTTCTGCGGCGGCGCAAGTTGCAGAGTCAGAAACAGAAGCACTCAAGGACTACGCAGATTACAGGAGGTCCCTTTATGGCCACATCACTCACAAGGCGCTTCTTGTTGATGCTGTTGGCACTCTTGTTCTCCCTTCTCAGCCCATGGCCCAG ATATATAGGACAATTGGGGAGAAATATGGAGTGGAGTACTCTGAGGATGAGATATTGCATAGATACAGAAGAGCTTATAGTCAACCTTGGGGCAAATCTCGTCTCAG ATATGTTAATGATGGTAGGCCATTCTGGCAATACATAGTTAGCTATTCCACCGGCTGTTCGGATTCTCAATACTTTGAAGAACTTTATAACTACTATATGACAGACAAG GCATGGCATCTTTGTGATCCTGAAGCAGAAAAAGTGTTTAATGCTCTTAGAAAATCTGGTGTCAAATTGGCTGTTGTATCGAATTTCGACACTCGACTGAGACCTGTCCTGCGGGCATTGAATTGTGAAAATTGGTTTGATGCAGTAGCAGTATCTGCTGAG GTTGCAGCTGAGAAGCCAAATCCAACCATATTTCTTAAAGCATGTGAACTACTGGGCGTAAACCCCGAGGATGCTGTTCATGTTGGTGATGATCGTAGAAATGATGTATGGGGTGCAAGAGATGCAGGCTGTGATGCTTGGCTTTGGGGAAGTGATGTTCACTCCTTTAAAGAG GTAGCTCAGAGGATTGGAGTGCAGGTCTGA